The DNA window AGCGTGTTTTGGAGATTGTGGGGAATGCTTTGAAGCCTGGAATCGATGCGGCGATGCCGATTGTGCAGCAGGCTGGGGAGGAGGCCTTGAAGATAGCTTCCCCTGCCATCTCTGAAGCTTCCAAGAAGGCACAGGAAGCACTCCAAAGCACTGGTGTTGATCCCCAACCTGTCATCACTGCTGCCAAGGTTTAAGAATTTCACTTGTTTGATTCTGAATTATGATTCATGATGTTTGATGCAAGTTTCTGCAGTGCTCAATTTGGTTCCTGTTTAAGCAGCAATGTGCTAGTTTCTGTATTTAGCATGTGTTTTCTAAATACTAATCTGTTATGAAAGCATGGACTTCTTTGGAAAATTTCTCAATTTTCTCAGAGATAAGGTCTATAAAGAGTGTGATTAGAATTGAGATTGCTAAATGTCTTTGGAATTTCATTATTAAATTATACTCAATTTTCTTCTGTGTTCTGGTTTTCGAAGTGTTATTCATTTGATGCTACCAAAACTCTTTCTCCCCCTTTCAAAGTCGAGTAGTAACAGAACTCTcgaaaagggaaaagaaaactaGTCTGGTTCTTCTAGGTTCTGCTTTATGACCCTGAATATCGAATCTAAAGAAATAGATCATATTATGACCCCTAAGGATTTTGTATTTCGCCTTTCAAGAAGTTTGCACCATTTTTTAGAAACTTGAATGATGTTTGAAGAACCAAGTTTCTTGACCTGGTCTAGATATTCTCTGTAATTTTCAGACAGTCGTGGACACTGCACAACAAACAACCAAGGTGATTGAAGGTGCGAAGCCAATAGCTTCGGCGACAGTTGAAACAATATCTTCTTCAGATCCTACTGTGATTGCTGGAACAGCTGGAGCACTCTTTATTGCGTACCTCTTACTTCCTCCAATTTGGTCTGCCATCACCTTCAACTTCCGTGGTTACAAAGGTACCTTTGACATAAACAAGTTCTTACGCAAAACCATCGGCTAATACGCTTCCTCCCATGCTTTGTAGGTGAGCTTACGCCTGCTCAAACCCTCGATCTGATATCAACACAAAACTACTTCATGATTGATATTAGGTCAGAGAAAGATAAGGACAAGGCTGGTGTTCCCCGCCTTCCGTCTAGTGCGAAAAACAGAATGATTGCCATTCCGTAAGTGAAATTAGCATGTGATTTTTACCTCCTTAAGAATAAGGCATCAAAACTGAAATATGATCTTCAAACTCAGATTGGAAGAACTCCCAAGCAAGCTCAGAGGACTTGTTAGGAATGTGAAGAAAGTGGAAGCTGAACTAGCAGCTTTGAAGATTTCTTACTTGAAGAAAATCAACAAAGGCTCCAACATTGTGATCATGGACTCGTTAGTTTCTTTGCTATATCATTTTGAGTTACATCATTATATAAATTGATTATCAAGTATTAACCATTGGTGCTGGATGCAAAATTAGGTACTCGGACTCGGCAAAAATAGTAGCAAGAACATTAACGAGCCTCGGTTTCAAGAACACGTGGATCGTGGCAGACGGGTTCTCGGGGAACAAAGGGTGGTTACAGAGTAGACTAGGAACAGATTCTTATTTCTCTTCGTTTGCAGAGGTGTTGTCTCCATCAAGAGTCATCCCTGCAGCTGTTAGAGGTTTTGGAACAACCTCCCAATCAAGTGCCAAGCTTCTTCCTGGAGCTGAttgattctctttttttttttcttttttctttttttatttgcaaATACAAATCTACCTCTTGTGTATGTTCAAGTCCtccttattttttgtttcatcATTTTCCCATAATTAGTTTTGCTCcttataatttctttttgtcTTAGTTAGAATTAAAGTACACTTATTATACATTCTTTAagcaagataaaaaaatatgcggaaaaaaatgttaaatagtaaaaaattatatttgataaaataagtaaagaaacaaaaaaaaaattgagaagattCAATTCCTATTTGAACATGTAAATCAGAGTACTTACGGATAATGACAGTTTAATAACTAACTCCATTTACATTTGATGTATAAAACTCAATTGAAGTTAGTCCCTTAAAAGGAATTCATTTAATCACTGAATATAAGTGTGGTCTATTAAAAATAGATCAAATTAAGAGTTTATTTGgatattattttcgaaaattatttttttttaaatgatatttttttaaaagattttttacaaaaataaaaataattttatatttagatatctgatgtaaaaagatttttttatttattaattatgtagctttttaaaaaatatgttttttttatttttttagtgcttttacttttactattagaaatttgtgaaacatactaaaaaataaaaaaagatattttttattaaaaaaaattgtttatcaAGATAATGGCATCTAAACAAGCATTATGTTTAGATAAAATAAGGAtaagtattattttagtttctaaTATTGAGAGTCAGAATCAAAACCGTTTCAATGTTATTTCAAAGTTTGGAGCCGCCGTCATTGTTGGGAATCGCGAGGGAGAGAGGAGACGCGAGTCACTGTCGCCGCCGCCTCGCCACCTCATTGCCTCGCCGCCTCGCAATCTCGCCGCTATCCGTCTTATCTGCATCACTTTCTACTTCTGCATCTTGCTTCTACTTTCTTGTTTTCCTGCTTTTTTGTtatctgtttttgctttttggtTTAGTGTTGGTGGTGTTGGTGGTGCTGGTTgtggtgttggtggtggtggaggaggtaATTGTGCTGGTAATGgtgagggtatttttgtccaaaaaaattaaaaagatgatTTGAATACGAAAAAAACATTAAGAATGATTCTAAATCGGATATAACATTGGAGACGGTTTCAATTCTCACCCTCAACGTTAGGgatcaaaacaatacttattccaataaaataagatgaaagtacttatttatttatttattatataaaaaatatcttttttaaaagaaaaaaaaaactttaaaaaaagatataagtTATATCTTCTAaaagaagatattttttaatttttttagtacttttatttttataaaatttactaaatacattaaaagataaaaaaaaatattaaaatttttttatcgatTTAATGACACTCAAATAAAcactaaattcaaaaaatatattagttttGTGGAATTTATGTTTTGATTAGTTTGAATGAGAATAGAGATTTTGATTTGTTTGGATTGGCACGTAGCTAGCGAAGAATGATATAGGgtttttctttactttctttcgTTCTAGTAAAGTTAGCTTTCGCTTAGtgtatttctttatttaattttctgcacttATATGgttcatataaaataaatcataaaagatAATCGATTGATTTTTTTACATTATAAACTCTTTCACaaaactaattataaaataCGTGGTTTAAAAATATCtccattaaaattcaaatttaaaactcATTCAAGTTATCATTATATGTGGTGATTGATAATTatgtcatttaatttattgtcaTACATATATTGTTCGTTCAATAGCTCTTGAACGTATTCTTAAAATAGTATTTTACCTTGACTGAATCATTCTGAATCAttctgttttattattttaccatGTTAATATGTATCTTTCGTTTTTTTTAGTtatcttttttactttttatgttATCTATATgtaatgctttttttttttttgtcaaaatattattttccccCTTAACTAACCGACGTATATCCTATCGCTTTTACGCGTTACAAATATAATTTGATATCTaattaacacaaaattttgaaagaatCGCTTTCCTATTTtgcataatattttaaaaaatcttttttgatttgtcaaatctATCTAAACCCTTTTAAAACCATTCTATCTTTAAATAAACCATTACCATAACTTctaattaagaataataattacaCCATCTACTAAATAGAACACAACATAAACTCCAAAACACACAACCTCAGAACAATGAGaaacaaaaacaagaacatgcaaCGACCaatttttaagaagaagaataaaccATCCTCTTCTTCAACCATAAAATCACTTCCGAAAGAATTATTGGTAGAGATAGTTGCAAGTGTAGCCTCTCATTCTATCATTGACCTCCACAACGTGAAGAAGAGTTGTAAGGATTTTCTTGAAGCTGCGGAAGACAACTATGTTTATCGGCGAGTCTCTCTGGACAAATTTTCTTTCATTCCAAGGTTTTCCAACGATAAAGAATTGTTATTCTTGAAGCGTTGTAAGGAAAATCAAAACACAGAAAGCTTGTATAGAGAAGGGTTGCGAGAATGCTTATGGAATGGAAACGCTGAAGGTCTTAGGCTTTTGGATATGGCGGCTAAAGAGGGTCATAAAGAAGCAAAATATGTGTACGGCATAATCTTGTTGTATTCATCAAGACAAGATGAAAAATTGATAGAATTAGGGTTACGGCATTTGCGTTTCTTGAGAGAATCTAAGTGTGTTgtaagaacaaggaaaaaggtagaagaattcgtTAGAATAATAATGTGGAAAAATAATGGAATGATTATTAGTTGGGTAAATAGAAAATTACCTTTATGTCCCTTCAAGAACACATGCAAAGGGTGGAGAGTGAAAAAAGGACGATGGACATTACATGATGATGACGACGATGATATTTTTATTGACTCGTGTGAATATTGTAGATGGGATTACGAGTTAAAGTTCTTAGCTTTTATGGATTGATGAATATCAATTAGTTCTAActatataattcatcatggggttctttaatttttattttttgtattagtTATCTTATATTACAAGATTTTGGAAGTTATATTATTCTAACGGCAATATATGCTTCTGTTAATtgcttgtattattttttttctaagataaatgagttaaacaaaatatttaaagactATATGGAGGTTGAACTATGAATTAAACATAACCACAAGTTATAGAGTTTGTTTGGGtgaagtttttaaaaaaaaaaatttgtttgagttactttttttttaaggattttataagaaaatgtaaaaataattttatgtttagatatctcatataaaaaaatttttttatttattaattatgtttgtgtataataatataaaaatattttttatttatttattatatgaaaatatttttttaaatatcttttaaaaaaatatatgtaaattgtaattttttaaaaaagatattttttatttttctagtacttttacttttagTATTAGAAATTTactaaacacactaaaaaataaaaatagatatttttattaaaaaatatctttttctatcaacttaggattagaattagttTGGATTGACTTTTGAAAAGtgtacttatttttttatatttttaaaaagttttttttagtaTACAAACTATTTTACACTTGGATAGACTTTTTTTAAAGACGACATGTGTCCTGTTATTATTGGACATCTTTATTAAAtcggttaataatttattttttaataaaccatAACAAAATCGATTtattataacaacaataataaactcaattgtctgcattataattattagacccGGTTTGATCCGATCGAATTATACAATCTAAAccgaatatctttaaattttttttataaaaaaataaatatattcctGACTTTTTGTTTTGAGGACATTTAAAtccctaaaaaataaaaaatacaattaaatccttaaaaaaagtaggtttattgttattgttataaaaaatcggttttattctaatttgttaagaaattaaaaaataacaagttCATTAATACGTCCAATAATAATGGGACACGTAAACGTCTTTTTAAAAAGACGTTTCACGCGTCTTTATAAGAGCatccattttttaaaaagaatttataaatattaaaaatgtcttttgttcttatttttttaagtaaggCATTATTAGCttctagaaaaaataaatatttttaaatactttttttaaatatgtatccaaataaatttaaaattgaataaaagtactttaatttaaaaaaaatatctttttaactcaaaaaaattaattcaaactaATATTTGATGACACCCAAACAAAAACACATTTACAAGTATCAATTTTTGCCGTGAATATTATCTTATTTATAGTTAGTTTGAGTAAGTAAATTATCTTTCAGAGAAGTACTTTTGTTTTCTCgaactttttttataaaaaaaataaaaaattgatttaatgtactattgaaaaaattttcacTATTAATTTCCttgattaaaagaaaattattcctAATACTTTGAGTAGTTGAACTAGTTTTTACCATGCTAGAAATTCTTCATCTTtccattttaaataatatttgagatgttatatatatatatatgaaatttggaaattataattatattattcataGATTTGTTGGAATTTACTTGAACAtagaatttaagaaaaaaattttaaaaaatacattagaattttttttgtgtgataTTGATACTATTAGATATAATggcattttgaatttttaaccaTTAAAACTTGCATTGTATAATACGAGAAAAAGAGAGTGTGAGTGTATACTTATAAAAAATTGCATATAAAGAAGATATAGAGCAAATATGTGTGCCAAACAGGGGCATAAATCTCACTTTTAACCTTTATTTTTTCTAGTTCTTTTAAGACAAGAGCAAGGTGTGAGCGGCCATAAGAATAGCCGTGACAGTAAAAAACAGTGCGAGGCAATCGGTTTCGCAATAAAAGCAACAAGAAAGAGAGAGGTTAGGGTTCATTTCGTGCTATGTAGGGTTCAAAGGGAATGAGAGTCTCCTTTAAGAATAAGGTGATGGGAATGGTTAGTCCTAAACCGGCGGATGATGCTCTTAATGAGGATAATTTAACTATCGTGATGGATAAGTAAGGAGATCCAAACCCACTATCTGTAATATTTATGGAGGAAAGGAGAACAGCACTTTCAACACTGTATGCGAGATCTATTGTCATCAAAGTGCTTAAAAAGTATGTGAGAGCGGTTGGAGAAAGATGATGGATCCAGATTCCTCTTTAAGACTGATTTCTCTTAGTTCAATTTCTCTTCGagcgttttgatttttttttaaagattctTCTATTTCCGATCTCATTTCTTTCTGCAATTTCTTCTTCGATCTCCAATTTCTCCTTCTCCTACaacttcttctcctctttcaaATTCACACCGCAGAGTTTGATGAGAGACTACTTGCTTCCTAATTCGATGAGTCATATCAAAGCGATTAGGCGTTCCGATCAACGAGATTGAAAGAGGAAGATTTAGATTTGTGCACCAGATCCACAGTTTCCGTCGTTATGAGCTCCGATTCAAGTTCTAGTGGAGTGTAATTTCCCGCCATGAACGCAACTCAGTTTACTGCACTCTTCAATCAAATCGCCGCGATCCAATCGCACATCAGCAAAAGCGCGAATCCGAGTCAGGATCCTACAAATCCGTACTTCATTCTCCCATCTGAGAGTTCAGGTATATCTCTCACTTCTGTTGTTTTGATTGGATCGAACTATGGAGCCTGGAGTAGAGCTATGCTGTTAGCTCTCAAATCGAAAAATAAGCTAAAATTCATAGATGGTAGTATTGAGAAACCGGATAGCTTAGATCCACTGTTGGAGGCATGAGAGACGTGCAACACATATGTCGTTGGTTGGCTTAACCTCTCACTAAGTCCAGATATCTACCAAAGTATTTTGTGGAACAATCTAGCCTTTGAGATATGGGATGAGGTAAAGCGTAGATATTATCCGGGGGACAAATTTCGAGTGGCTGAATTATATGAGGAAGTGTATGCACTCAGGCAGGAGACATGAATGTGACGAATTACTATACCAAACTCAAGTCAATTTGGGAAGAAATCGACAATTTCATAATCTTGCCACAATGTAACTATGATAAAAGGTGTCCGTGCGCCTTATCTGTAATTAGAATGCAAAGAGAGGAAGATAAGGTGACAAAGTTTCTTCGAGGTTTAAATGTTCAACACTCCACCGTTCGATCACAAATAATGCTCATGGATAGTTTACCAAATCTGAATGCAGTCATTGCTATGATCACGCAGCAAGAACGGCAGTTTCTCAGTCCTGACTCTACCTCGGACATTAAGGTTTTGGCTAGCTCTGCTCATCCCTTAAACATTGCATCACCTTCGCTAGgtagagggagagggagaggtAGAGGAGGTAAACTTCAGCTTGAGAGAGGACAAGGCAGCAGAAGTAGGCTGCAGTGCACTTTTTGTAACAAGACTGGACATGGTATAGATACCTGTTATAAGAAACACGGGTTCCCCCTCCCCCCAACTTTAGACAACGATATGAATATTCTAACTCTCAAATCACTGGCACACCAGTCCTCAATTGCATCTCAGCAAATGCAGGTACTGAGGATATTAATGATAAGCTCAGTACCAGTCAAGGCCAATTGGGAGCAAGTGAAATCACAGGGACTGGATTCACTCCAGATCAAAGGAAAGTCCTACTAGCTCTACTTAGCAAGCAAGAGGTCAAGTATATCCATAGTGTCAGCCAGATTACAACACAACCTCAACCATCACCTCATCAAGGTAGAATAGTTCATCTTTTGCATTTCAATTCTCACATACAGACTCTCTTGTTAAGTAACATTATACGGCCATAGTTCATCGTCCCAAGAACATATGGCGATTGCGAGGCGGATACGAAGCCATGGATAATGTTGGTTAGATATTTTCTTGTGAAATGTGATCTGATGGGACATAAAGATAGGATTCCTATGTGGTCCGTAGAGGTTAGGAGGCCATTATTTGACAGTCAAGCCTTGGTTACCGGATTTTCGCCCTTGTAAGGAGTTCATTGACTCAACAGTTGTTTGAGTGTGCATTGCGAGTTTGAACATATGGTACTACTAAGAGAGAGTGGACATGACAACATAAGAGGCGAAACATGGGTATTTTGCTAGAGTGCGCGTCCAAATTAATATGGGATTGATGGTTGTGACTAATATAATTGTTGATGAACATAAATATCAAGAGCATTAtgagaatttaaaattagtgtgtGAGTGGTACAAGTGCTTTgggcataataaaaaaaacttgcaCGAGAGTATAAGAAGAGCAACCGGTGGAGCAGCCACACGATGTTGTTGCACCATAAGAAGAGGCGGTGCTATCGAAGGAACCAATGAAAGCTGAGGGGagtacaaagaaaaaagagattcaaaatcaaattcaaaatgtAAAAATCTTGTTTGAATTTGGAAAGAATCATCTAATTAATGAACCAAATCTGGAAGGAAAGCATATATGATATATCACAAGAGACGTTGTATGAAAATGTTGAGAATAGGCAAGAGAATCATGCACACGAGGAGTGGCTCCAAGTTactaagagaaaaaaaaagaaatggttGAACAAGGAATGAAGGTATGAGGTTTGGGCTGAAATCTAATAAGtccaatgtaaaaaaaaaaaggaaagctTCAAGTGCTAACAATAAGCGTGAGTTGTCTAGCCATGGATTAAAACATGGGAATAAAGCTTCAAGTGCTAAGAAAGGAAAGTGTGTCTAATATAAATAGAGGAAATGTGCAACATGAGGAGGGGAGCTCTAGTGTGAAGATGCCATTCTTTGCGACAAGGAGGAAACATGTGCGGCCCAAtttccttcaaaattttttcattgaTATTGAGCCAAACACTAATGTGAGAGCTGAAACAGAGGTCTCCCGACAGCAGAGGGAGACATTATCATCTCTCTAATTTGGTAATTTCAGTTTTGTGGTAATTCCAATCCGTGTTATTGATATATTctatacttatcttttatttattttatggatagtcataattttaatattttggctTGGAATATAATTAAGAAGAGTCTCTAATAAGATGACTCGAGTTCATTACAAAGAGCTTGTTTGCAAATATatccttctttttttattaaaaatctaTATTGCTTTtgataaaatgaaaatattttggaGTGATTTGACTTATTCAGTTATAGCAATTTTTGAACCGTAAGGTCAACAAGGTGGTATATGATTTTTATCAGCTGTTTCTATTAATCATTGCAAGGTGGCTAGTGTTATAAAACAGTGTGTTACTGTGAAAATAGTTATTTATGGTAGTAAGTCATAGATCTGTAGTACTATTTATAGAATTCCTAACATGGGAATCAGACAAGAATTATGGCACCATTTTGATAGGTTGGCAGAGCAagttcaatttttcttgttaacaGTTAGAGATTTTAATGAGATCCTGCACTCGTCTAAAGTAAAAGGAGACTTATTTGACTATAAAAGGGCAGAGAATTTTGCTGATACTTTAGACAGGTGTGGATTTGTTGACATTGGTTCTTCTGTGAGAGCATATCCTTAGTATAAGAGGGTATCTGGAGGTAGAGATATTGTTAAGAGACTAGATAGGACTTGTGCTAATTAGCAATGGTGTCTGAACTTTTCAAAAGTATTTTCGGAGACTTTGTGTAGGTTACATTTAGATCATTGTCCTCTTATTATTCGTTGCAAGAGGTTTATCCGCTCTAAACAAGACCAGAAACCCTTTTAATTTCAAACTGTTTAGACAACTCATCCTGAATACTCTAGTATTATTAGAAATGCATGGAATAAGAGAACTCCTAATGTGATTGCAAGTCTTAAAGAGATGCAAAAGGAGTGAGTCTTTGAAATTCAATAAGGAGGTTATTGGCAGtgtatttataaagaaaaaatagttaGAAGATCAGATTAGTGAAATACAGAAGTTGTTAGAATCATCAAATAATCTACGTCTT is part of the Arachis duranensis cultivar V14167 chromosome 1, aradu.V14167.gnm2.J7QH, whole genome shotgun sequence genome and encodes:
- the LOC107471123 gene encoding putative F-box protein At1g67623 encodes the protein MRNKNKNMQRPIFKKKNKPSSSSTIKSLPKELLVEIVASVASHSIIDLHNVKKSCKDFLEAAEDNYVYRRVSLDKFSFIPRFSNDKELLFLKRCKENQNTESLYREGLRECLWNGNAEGLRLLDMAAKEGHKEAKYVYGIILLYSSRQDEKLIELGLRHLRFLRESKCVVRTRKKVEEFVRIIMWKNNGMIISWVNRKLPLCPFKNTCKGWRVKKGRWTLHDDDDDDIFIDSCEYCRWDYELKFLAFMD
- the LOC107469155 gene encoding calcium sensing receptor, chloroplastic, with translation MEISAIMASATPRPSLPIPTPSSSSSSPSSSTLVSNSKLPLLKRSSHITLPTSTTISLLALFSPPHEAKAALTIPKDQIVSSLNDVEKTIDQVQVVGSSFLDAAQRVLEIVGNALKPGIDAAMPIVQQAGEEALKIASPAISEASKKAQEALQSTGVDPQPVITAAKTVVDTAQQTTKVIEGAKPIASATVETISSSDPTVIAGTAGALFIAYLLLPPIWSAITFNFRGYKGELTPAQTLDLISTQNYFMIDIRSEKDKDKAGVPRLPSSAKNRMIAIPLEELPSKLRGLVRNVKKVEAELAALKISYLKKINKGSNIVIMDSYSDSAKIVARTLTSLGFKNTWIVADGFSGNKGWLQSRLGTDSYFSSFAEVLSPSRVIPAAVRGFGTTSQSSAKLLPGAD